A window of Xylophilus sp. GW821-FHT01B05 contains these coding sequences:
- a CDS encoding tetratricopeptide repeat protein: MAPALQNISECQALVIDNNLVSRGILVSQLREYGIGKVTQCHRVLEARARLELTQFDFVLCEQRFGDDGYSGQALLDDLRRAQLLPFSTVFFMVTGEASYASVAEAAESALDGYLLKPFTAAALFERLNAARLRKAHLQPIFAAIEAQDFDRAAQLCLQCFDKRAPYWLYAARIGTELLLRLGRHDEAHALCKAVIRAKALPWAKLGVARVQIESGQTVKALSTLERLLGEDNGFADAYDVMGAAQVELGRFDEALETYRTAAELTPDSVVRLQKHGMMAYYLGDRATAGRVLARAATLGAGSKMFDPQSLVLLAFASFQDKDRKALDRCITDFQRLQERQPEDLRLQRFREVVGCLQLIHSRQVGAAVASVRALVATMRRPDFDFEAACNLAGLLSVLVSTSVELPDSTDWVRTLGLRYASSRGLGELLATACVAHAPHADLLRQCHLQINQMAEGAMALSLAGRPQDAVRSLQQAAQATLNGKLADLAQQVLARHRARIPDAATLQAGIAELRSNCGTPPRRATLTQDRRQPGGLTLRVATELPALSPAVG; the protein is encoded by the coding sequence ATGGCCCCCGCTCTGCAGAATATTTCCGAATGCCAGGCACTGGTCATTGACAACAACCTGGTGTCGCGCGGCATCCTGGTGTCGCAGCTGCGCGAGTACGGCATTGGCAAGGTGACGCAGTGCCACCGCGTGCTGGAGGCACGGGCCCGGCTGGAGCTGACGCAGTTCGACTTCGTGCTGTGCGAGCAGCGCTTCGGCGACGACGGCTATTCAGGCCAGGCCTTGCTGGACGACCTGCGGCGCGCACAGTTACTGCCCTTCTCCACCGTCTTCTTCATGGTGACCGGCGAGGCTTCCTATGCCAGCGTGGCCGAGGCGGCGGAGTCCGCACTCGACGGCTATCTGCTCAAGCCCTTCACCGCTGCTGCGCTGTTCGAACGGCTGAATGCGGCCCGGCTGCGCAAGGCCCACCTGCAGCCGATCTTCGCCGCCATCGAGGCTCAGGACTTCGACCGCGCCGCACAGCTGTGCCTGCAGTGCTTCGACAAGCGCGCGCCCTACTGGCTCTATGCGGCGCGCATCGGCACCGAGCTGCTGCTGCGCCTGGGCCGGCACGACGAGGCGCATGCGCTGTGCAAGGCGGTCATCCGGGCCAAGGCGCTGCCCTGGGCCAAACTGGGCGTGGCGCGGGTTCAGATCGAATCGGGCCAGACGGTCAAAGCCCTCAGCACGCTGGAGCGACTGCTGGGCGAGGACAACGGCTTTGCCGACGCCTACGACGTGATGGGTGCCGCACAGGTCGAGCTCGGCCGCTTCGATGAGGCCCTGGAAACCTACCGCACCGCGGCCGAACTCACGCCCGACTCGGTGGTGCGGCTGCAGAAGCACGGGATGATGGCCTACTACCTTGGCGACCGGGCCACGGCCGGCCGCGTGCTGGCCCGTGCCGCGACACTGGGCGCCGGCTCCAAGATGTTTGACCCGCAATCCCTGGTGTTGCTGGCTTTTGCCTCGTTCCAGGACAAGGACCGCAAGGCGCTGGATCGCTGCATTACAGACTTCCAGCGCCTGCAGGAGCGCCAACCCGAAGACCTGCGGCTGCAGCGCTTCCGCGAGGTGGTGGGTTGCCTGCAACTGATCCATTCGCGCCAGGTGGGCGCTGCGGTCGCATCCGTGCGCGCTCTGGTAGCCACCATGCGCCGCCCCGACTTCGACTTCGAGGCCGCCTGCAACCTCGCAGGCCTGCTGTCCGTGCTGGTCAGCACCTCGGTCGAACTGCCGGACAGCACCGACTGGGTGCGCACCCTGGGCCTGCGCTATGCCAGCTCACGCGGCCTGGGCGAACTGCTGGCCACCGCCTGCGTGGCCCATGCGCCACATGCGGACTTGCTGCGCCAATGCCACCTGCAGATCAACCAGATGGCCGAAGGCGCCATGGCCCTGAGCCTGGCCGGTCGGCCGCAGGATGCTGTGCGCAGCCTGCAGCAGGCGGCGCAGGCCACGCTCAACGGCAAGCTCGCCGACCTTGCCCAGCAAGTCCTGGCCCGGCACCGCGCCCGCATTCCTGACGCGGCGACGCTGCAGGCCGGCATCGCCGAACTGCGCAGCAACTGCGGTACACCGCCGCGCCGCGCCACACTGACCCAGGACCGCCGGCAGCCAGGCGGCCTGACGCTGCGTGTGGCGACCGAGCTGCCCGCACTGTCACCGGCGGTAGGCTAA
- the nudB gene encoding dihydroneopterin triphosphate diphosphatase, producing the protein MQAPRPFKLPQSVLVVIHTAALDVLLIRRTDAGEHWQSVTGSKDHLQEDFRETAIREVAEETGIAALGTGCVLTDWQLENVYPIYPQWRHRYAPEVTHNTEHLFGLRVPAGTPVRLAPREHTDFEWLPYRAAADRCFSPSNAEAILMLPRFA; encoded by the coding sequence ATGCAAGCTCCTCGCCCATTCAAACTCCCGCAGTCCGTGCTGGTGGTGATCCATACCGCCGCTCTGGACGTGCTGCTGATCCGCCGCACTGACGCTGGCGAGCACTGGCAGTCGGTCACCGGCAGCAAGGATCATCTGCAGGAGGATTTCCGCGAAACGGCGATCCGCGAGGTGGCCGAGGAAACAGGCATTGCCGCCCTGGGCACGGGCTGCGTGCTAACCGATTGGCAACTGGAGAACGTCTACCCGATCTACCCGCAGTGGCGCCACCGCTATGCGCCGGAGGTCACGCACAACACCGAGCACCTGTTTGGCCTGCGCGTGCCGGCCGGCACGCCGGTGCGCCTGGCACCGCGTGAGCACACGGATTTTGAGTGGCTGCCTTATCGCGCGGCGGCGGACCGCTGCTTTTCACCCTCGAATGCGGAGGCGATCCTGATGCTGCCGCGTTTTGCTTAG
- the aspS gene encoding aspartate--tRNA ligase — protein MAMRSHYCGLVTEALLGQTVTLCGWVNRRRDHGGVIFIDLRDREGYVQVVCDPDRAETFKVAEEVRNEFCVQIKGIVRERPAGTVNDGLKSGKIEVLAHELVVLNASVTPPFQIDDENLSETTRLTHRVLDLRRPYMQNNLMLRYKVAMEVRKFLDGHGFIDIETPMLTKSTPEGARDYLVPSRVHDGHFFALPQSPQLFKQLLMVSGFDRYYQITKCFRDEDLRADRQPEFTQIDIETSFLTEEDIRELFQEMIVKVFKNTLGVDLGEFPIMTYQDAAHRFGSDKPDLRVKLEFTELTDVMGDVDFKVFSGAANMKGGRVVALRVPGGAREVGGLSRGEIDAYTEFVKIYGAKGLAYIKVNELAKGRDGLQSPIVKNIHDKAIAEILKRTGAQDGDLLFFGADKEKVVNDAIGALRIKIGHSEFGKKNGLFEDRWAPLWVVDFPMFEYDDEADRWNAVHHPFTAPKDGHEDWMVTDPGKCISKGYDMVLNGWEMGGGSVRIHRADVQKKVFDALKITPDEAQEKFGFLLDALQYGAPPHGGLAFGLDRIVTLMTKAESIRDVIAFPKTQRAQCLLTQAPSVVDEKQLRELHIKLRNPVAAA, from the coding sequence ATGGCTATGCGCTCCCACTACTGCGGTCTTGTGACCGAAGCCCTCCTGGGCCAAACCGTCACCCTCTGCGGCTGGGTGAACCGCCGCCGCGACCATGGCGGTGTCATCTTCATCGACCTGCGCGACCGCGAAGGTTATGTGCAGGTGGTGTGCGACCCGGACCGTGCCGAGACCTTCAAGGTCGCCGAAGAAGTCCGCAACGAGTTCTGCGTGCAGATCAAGGGCATCGTGCGCGAGCGCCCGGCTGGCACCGTCAACGATGGCCTGAAGAGCGGCAAGATCGAAGTGCTGGCGCATGAGCTGGTGGTGCTGAACGCCTCCGTCACGCCGCCGTTCCAGATCGACGACGAGAACCTGAGCGAAACCACGCGCCTGACCCATCGCGTGCTGGACCTGCGCCGCCCCTACATGCAGAACAACCTCATGCTGCGCTACAAGGTGGCGATGGAGGTGCGCAAGTTCCTGGACGGCCACGGCTTCATCGACATCGAGACGCCGATGCTGACCAAGAGCACACCTGAAGGGGCGCGCGACTACCTGGTGCCCAGCCGCGTGCATGACGGCCATTTCTTTGCGCTGCCGCAGTCGCCCCAGCTGTTCAAGCAATTGCTGATGGTGTCGGGCTTTGACCGCTACTACCAGATCACCAAGTGCTTCCGCGACGAAGACCTGCGCGCCGACCGCCAGCCGGAATTCACGCAGATCGATATCGAGACCTCGTTTCTGACGGAAGAGGACATCCGCGAGCTGTTCCAGGAAATGATCGTCAAGGTGTTCAAGAACACGTTGGGCGTGGATCTGGGCGAATTCCCGATCATGACCTACCAGGATGCCGCGCACCGCTTCGGTTCCGACAAGCCGGACCTGCGCGTCAAGCTCGAATTCACCGAGCTGACCGATGTCATGGGCGATGTCGACTTCAAGGTCTTCTCGGGCGCCGCCAACATGAAGGGCGGCCGCGTGGTGGCCCTGCGCGTGCCCGGCGGCGCGCGCGAGGTCGGCGGCCTGAGCCGTGGCGAAATCGACGCCTACACTGAATTCGTCAAGATCTACGGCGCCAAGGGCCTGGCCTACATCAAGGTCAATGAACTGGCCAAGGGCCGCGATGGCCTGCAGTCGCCGATCGTGAAGAACATCCACGACAAGGCGATTGCCGAGATCCTCAAGCGTACTGGCGCACAGGACGGCGACCTACTGTTCTTTGGTGCCGACAAGGAAAAAGTCGTCAACGACGCCATCGGCGCGCTGCGCATCAAGATCGGCCACAGCGAGTTCGGCAAGAAGAACGGCCTGTTCGAAGACCGTTGGGCACCGCTGTGGGTGGTGGACTTCCCGATGTTCGAGTACGACGACGAAGCCGACCGCTGGAACGCCGTGCACCACCCCTTCACCGCCCCCAAGGACGGCCATGAGGACTGGATGGTGACCGATCCGGGCAAATGCATCTCCAAGGGCTACGACATGGTCCTGAACGGCTGGGAAATGGGTGGCGGCTCGGTCCGTATCCACCGTGCCGACGTGCAGAAGAAGGTGTTCGACGCGCTCAAGATCACGCCCGACGAAGCACAGGAGAAGTTCGGCTTCCTGCTCGACGCACTGCAGTACGGCGCGCCGCCGCACGGTGGTCTGGCCTTCGGCCTGGACCGCATCGTCACCCTGATGACCAAGGCCGAGTCGATCCGCGACGTGATCGCCTTCCCCAAGACCCAGCGTGCCCAGTGCCTGCTGACCCAGGCGCCGAGCGTGGTCGACGAGAAGCAATTGCGCGAGCTGCACATCAAGCTGCGCAACCCGGTGGCGGCCGCGTAA
- a CDS encoding DUF502 domain-containing protein, which produces MTALRKWLFAGLLVIVPLAITIWVLDWIVGTLDQTLLILPATWHPDRLLGFHIPGFGVVLTLLILLVVGAVTSNFVGKQLVRWGDSVLGRIPVVRSIYTSVKQVSDTLFSESGNAFRTAVLVQWPREGVWTVGFVTGSPGGDVATYLRDDFLSVYVPTTPNPTGGYFVMLRRSDCIELDMSVDAALKYIVSMGVVVPVGPSQPK; this is translated from the coding sequence ATGACTGCCTTGCGCAAATGGTTGTTTGCGGGCCTGCTGGTCATCGTGCCGCTGGCGATCACCATCTGGGTGCTCGACTGGATCGTCGGCACGCTGGATCAGACGCTGCTGATCCTGCCGGCCACCTGGCATCCCGACCGTTTGCTGGGCTTTCACATTCCCGGTTTTGGCGTGGTGTTGACGCTGCTGATCCTGCTGGTGGTCGGTGCTGTCACCAGCAACTTCGTCGGCAAGCAGTTGGTGCGCTGGGGTGACTCGGTGCTTGGCCGCATCCCGGTGGTGCGCTCGATCTACACCAGCGTCAAGCAGGTGTCGGACACGCTGTTCTCCGAGAGCGGCAATGCCTTTCGCACTGCGGTGCTGGTGCAGTGGCCGCGCGAGGGCGTGTGGACGGTGGGCTTTGTCACCGGTTCACCAGGCGGCGATGTTGCCACCTACCTGCGCGACGATTTCCTGAGCGTCTATGTGCCCACCACGCCGAACCCCACCGGCGGCTATTTCGTCATGCTGCGGCGCAGCGACTGCATCGAACTGGACATGAGCGTCGATGCCGCGCTCAAGTACATCGTGTCCATGGGCGTGGTCGTGCCTGTCGGCCCGTCTCAACCCAAGTAA
- a CDS encoding FmdB family zinc ribbon protein, whose translation MPLYAYKCESCGFSKDALQKMSDAPLTVCPSCGADTFRKQVTAAGFQLKGSGWYVTDFRDGNKAGAGKSGGDKPADAAKPEGAAAAPKADAPAAAPAAAATPAPAPSSGGGDS comes from the coding sequence ATGCCCCTTTACGCCTACAAATGCGAGTCCTGCGGGTTCAGCAAGGATGCACTGCAGAAGATGTCGGACGCGCCGCTCACGGTCTGCCCGTCCTGCGGCGCTGACACGTTTCGCAAGCAGGTGACGGCTGCGGGTTTTCAGCTCAAGGGCTCGGGTTGGTACGTGACCGACTTCCGCGACGGCAACAAGGCCGGTGCTGGCAAGAGTGGCGGCGACAAGCCGGCCGACGCAGCCAAGCCCGAGGGCGCTGCTGCGGCACCCAAGGCCGACGCCCCGGCGGCGGCTCCAGCGGCTGCTGCAACCCCTGCGCCTGCGCCCAGCAGCGGCGGCGGCGACAGCTAA